From the genome of Hemiscyllium ocellatum isolate sHemOce1 chromosome 15, sHemOce1.pat.X.cur, whole genome shotgun sequence, one region includes:
- the LOC132822961 gene encoding polycomb group protein ASXL1-like isoform X3, which translates to MRLSSSALNNEFFTSAAQGWKERLAEGEFTPEMQLRLRQEMEKEKRVELWKENFFEDYYGQKLGLTKEESEQQTSVQVGIENEASSPVLAGPSKPQSPVKKQDERLRKCTRSSKVDLKCRVKRSLIKETKAELPEPSEKTDSCLVSFQDTRSQKQHNHEAKVFQAVGCADEDQLSLSNNEARPGQLEENLPSKSALNSKPILLTERPAGIQSQEHSKSDGCSELTDVQPAGISKDQITCLTIRSAVLKSELEHNSSESKDQKRKSSEHGASTSGPEKKPRLEDHQSFRTTIDSFRTEKEHPTKEEPKVPPIRIQLSRIKPPWVVKGQPTYQICPRIITTVGTVSRERTGARTLADIKARAQQARAQREAAAAAAASVTVEAGGRGSGSNGPRGTDSFGQNHGKARALEQTTTKHQYRAQLFQTCSTDEPEKNSDGENSVKQGIIIEECVESDLIDITPGKLETDDIQQTDLGGNANYTIINSKSPDLVVDVQDCNQVTVCQLSDIVVSDGQTDSDETEILQEDQPPETLNLSADRDNICHESSEKLKCEAAIVTFPEADNPLHLPCDQIQNSVKDKTICIDESLQNYGFSRPIVAETKNTVVLNTMDIPVVGVETAESDSLPSNEMETKANTTDVLSTQLSGEFLETDLCEQEVNRCTIKEIESPLIHKVTCSPTLQSHDENDSDCAEVNVSNQQEISKLLEASNVSHIAEKQMTSVIVSACSNKEPSHSLTQKISLESEGLNCFASDDAECAPAHLMKHEQAVANGRHQSIESDVAVLEDVFGQLVSKRQQNSGSELNMNGLYYKTEIGRQLSDEGCIQPTNERILEDDRTPVCCKSGVIVESSDACKGTNDGDLPKHLQMLEDNQLQKDGRPNECQNEKAETLHNMHQTVSLLHPSVEKPKKVGNLNRPLSSVEVNNPLVTQLLQGSLPLEKVLPQSHSGTKLEITRLLIPPPLLSENPQVKQERNFSQLTVDVPQTTDIKSIISGVHSGIKLTDCHLHKILSGDFRDLSQKRLEQMKSTVLQSGKQYVQPQMVLDRDCASLGDGPVVQEQRNRTPDLSKPVEESEATTEKLTRASCNFEDSSKELMKVSPGNIHSPNVKNPIIRNMPETLKKISSSTVSGYYIPNTPTFCRSLEAQNTIFGSVIAKACSGIPGRQKVSHGYLHNTVVVQNDGSCRATEVIKIQSKGSVIEHVPGIAQTSPERNLIGMENMPNARREWLPKLHESFKVIKTENIPTCRGNNQNQDIIGINDGAYIPFDSKDKLYVGPIKMDCNIGKVIKETGLQFQHSSEHSLINSQLSIQQQLYGKLPKLSFSSTGFSHITNTSVSELSMSNFPASLAGSVMSLSQKANFGNHNSSVPAQTFAESSGVNEMTFKCSCRLKAMIMCKGCGAFCHDDCIGPSKLCVSCLVVR; encoded by the exons ATGCGGCTCAGCAGTTCAGCCTTAAATAATGAGTTTTTCACCTCTGCAGCTCAGGGATGGAAGGAGCGATTAGCAGAAG GCGAATTTACACCTGAAATGCAACTTCGACTACGTCaagaaatggaaaaagaaaagaGAGTAGAGCTGTGGAAAGAGAATTTCTTTGAAGATTATTATGGGCAGAA ACTGGGCTTGACTAAAGAAGAATCAGAACAGCAGACATCAGTACAAGTGGGAATAGAAAATGAAGCCAGTTCACCTGTATTAGCAGGACCATCTAAACCGCAAAGTCCGGTTAAAAAGCAGGATGAGAGATTAAGGAAATGTACTAGAAGTTCAAAGGTGGACCTCAAATGTAGAGTGAAGCGGAGCCTTATTAAAGAGACAAAGGCTGAACTTCCTGAACCAAGTGAAAAAACAGATTCATGCTTGGTGTCTTTTCAAGATACCAGGAGCCAGAAACAGCACAATCATGAGGCCAAGGTGTTTCAGGCTGTTGGCTGTGCAGATGAAGATCAACTTAGTTTAAGTAATAATGAAGCTAGACCGGGACAGCTAGAAGAAAATCTTCCAAGTAAATCTGCCTTAAACTCCAAACCTATATTACTTACAGAAAGACCTGCAGGAATACAATCTCAAGAACATAGCAAATCTGATGGATGTTCAGAATTGACTGATGTGCAACCTGCTGGGATTTCTAAGGATCAGATCACCTGTCTTACTATAAGAAGTGCTGTTTTGAAAAGTGAGTTAGAGCACAATTCTTCAGAGTCCAAAGACCAAAAGAGAAAGTCTTCTGAGCATGGTGCCTCAACCTCTGGCCCTGAGAAAAAGCCACGACTTGAAGATCATCAGTCCTTTCGGACCACAATTGATAGCTTTCGGACAGAAAAAGAGCATCCTACAAAAGAAGAGCCAAAGGTGCCACCAATTAGA ATTCAACTCTCAAGAATCAAACCACCATGGGTTGTCAAAGGGCAGCCAACCTATCAGATATGCCCCAGAATCATCACTACAGTTGGAACAGTCAGTCGAGAAAGGACAGGTGCCAGAACACTTGCAGATATCAAAGCCCGTGCTCAACAAGCCAGGGCACAAAGGGAGGCAGCAGCAGCTGCAGCTGCCAGTGTTACAGTGGAAGCAGGGGGAAGGGGTAGTGGTAGTAATGGACCACGGGGCACTGATTCATTCGGACAGAACCACGGAAAAGCAAGAGCTCTTGAACAAACTACAACAAAACATCAGTATAGAGCACAGCTATTCCAAACCTGCTCAACAGATGAACCAGAAAAAaacagtgatggagagaataGTGTTAAGCAAGGTATTATAATTGAGGAGTGTGTGGAAAGTGATCTAATTGACATAACACCAGGTAAATTGGAGACAGATGATATCCAGCAAACTGATTTGGGAGGTAATGCTAATTACACAATAATTAACAGTAAATCACCAGATTTAGTGGTTGATGTGCAAGATTGCAACCAGGTTACTGTTTGTCAACTCAGCGACATTGTGGTATCTGACGGGCAAACGGACAGTGATGAAACTGAAATTCTTCAAGAGGATCAACCACCTGAAACATTGAACTTGAGTGCTGACAGAGACAATATTTGTCATGAATCGAGTGAAAAGCTTAAATGTGAAGCAGCAATAGTTACATTTCCTGAAGCTGATAATCCTTTGCATCTACCCTGTGATCAAATCCAGAACTCTGTAAAAGATAAAACAATTTGCATTGATGAATCTCTTCAAAATTATGGTTTCTCTAGACCAATAGTTGCTGAAACTAAGAATACTGTCGTCCTCAACACTATGGACATCCCTGTTGTGGGGGTGGAAACTGCAGAATCTGATTCATTGCCAAGTAATGAAATGGAAACTAAAGCAAACACTACAGATGTTTTGTCTACCCAATTATCAGGTGAATTTCTAGAAACTGATTTATGTGAGCAAGAAGTTAACCGATGCACCATAAAGGAAATCGAATCTCCATTAATCCATAAAGTAACTTGTTCTCCAACTTTGCAGTCACATGATGAAAATGACAGTGATTGTGCTGAAGTTAACGTAAGTAACCAGCAAGAAATAAGCAAGTTACTGGAGGCTTCAAATGTATCTCATATTGCTGAGAAACAGATGACATCTGTAATAGTGTCAGCATGCTCTAATAAGGAACCCAGCCATTCATTAACACAAAAAATTTCTCTCGAGTCTGAGGGGCTTAACTGTTTTGCTTCTGATGATGCAGAATGTGCGCCAGCGCACCTTATGAAACATGAGCAGGCAGTAGCAAATGGCAGGCACCAATCGATAGAATCCGATGTTGCAGTATTAGAGGATGTCTTTGGCCAGCTAGTCAGCAAAAGGCAGCAAAATTCTGGGAGTGAGCTGAATATGAATGGCTTGTATTATAAGACTGAAATAGGTAGACAGCTGTCTGATGAAGGTTGTATACAGCCCACAAATGAAAGAATACTGGAAGATGATAGAACCCCTGTATGTTGTAAAAGTGGTGTAATTGTGGAAAGTTCTGATGCCTGCAAAGGGACTAATGATGGTGATCTGCCCAAACATTTACAGATGTTAGAGGATAATCAGCTGCAAAAGGATGGAAGACCAAATGAGTGTCAAAACGAGAAGGCTGAAACTTTGCATAACATGCATCAGACTGTCTCTTTGCTACATCCAAGTGTTGAAAAGCCGAAAAAAGTTGGTAATTTGAATAGGCCACTCTCATCTGTTGAAGTCAATAACCCGTTGGTTACCCAGTTACTTCAGGGCAGCCTTCCTTTAGAGAAGGTTTTGCCACAGTCACATTCTGGTACCAAATTGGAGATAACGAGGTTGCTTATACcgcctccactgctttctgagaACCCACAGGTGAAGCAGGAAAGAAATTTCAGTCAGTTGACTGTTGATGTCCCACAAACAACTGATATCAAAAGTATAATCAGTGGAGTACACAGTGGAATCAAGTTAACtgattgtcatttgcataaaaTATTGTCAGGAGATTTTCGAGATTTGTCTCAAAAACGACTTGAACAGATGAAGTCAACTGTATTGCAATCCGGTAAGCAGTATGTGCAACCACAGATGGTCTTAGACAGGGATTGTGCAAGTCTTGGAGATGGTCCAGTTGTACAGGAGCAGCGAAATAGAACACCAGATCTTTCTAAACCTGTTGAAGAGTCTGAAGCCACAACAGAAAAACTAACTCGTGCTTCTTGCAATTTTGAAGATAGCAGTAAAGAACTAATGAAAGTCTCCCCTGGAAATATACACAGTCCCAATGTAAAAAACCCTATAATTAGAAACATGCCTGAGACCTTGAAGAAAATCAGTAGCTCTACTGTGTCTGGCTACTACATTCCAAATACACCTACCTTTTGTAGAAGTTTGGAGGCTCAGAACACAATATTTGGTTCGGTAATAGCTAAAGCGTGCAGTGGAATACCAGGGAGGCAAAAGGTTAGCCATGGTTATTTACATAACACCGTTGTTGTGCAAAATGATGGAAGCTGTAGAGCAACAGAAGTAATTAAGATTCAATCAAAGGGTTCGGTTATTGAGCATGTGCCAGGCATTGCCCAGACTTCACCAGAAAGGAATTTAATTGGAATGGAAAATATGCCAAATGCAAGAAGGGAATGGCTTCCTAAACTGCATGAAAGCTTTAAAGTCATCAAAACTGAAAATATTCCCACATGTCGAGGAAATAACCAAAACCAAGACATCATTGGTATAAATGATGGTGCATACATTCCTTTTGATTCTAAAGACAAATTGTATGTTGGACCAATAAAGATGGACTGCAATATTGGAAAAGTTATTAAAGAGACTGGTCTACAATTTCAGCATTCATCAGAACATTCTCTCATTAATTCCCAGCTCAGTATTCAGCAGCAGTTATATGGCAAGCTTCCTAAACTTTCATTCAGTAGCACAGGATTTAGTCATATCACCAACACGTCTGTTTCAGAACTCTCTATGAGTAACTTTCCAGCATCTCTTGCTGGAAGTGTAATGTCGCTGAGTCAAAAGGCGAACTTCGGGAATCacaattcttcagttcctgctCAGACATTTGCTGAAAGCAGTGGTGTCAAcgaaatgacttttaaatgttcatGCAGACTAAAGGCCATGATCATGTGCAAAGGATGTGGAGCATTTTGCCATGATGATTGTATAGGCCCATCTAAGCTTTGTGTATCATGTCTTGTGGTGAGATAG